TTGGGCATCCATATCTTTCCtaaaaacataaatttattttaatatctCCTAATTCCTTTTAATTCCGTTTAATTccttttaatttctttttaattttttttttttttttatgcaGCTTATTATTTCGTATTAGTCAGATTACTACATACGTTAGCAAATGGATAATAAAAGCCAAGGTAGTAAATAAAACTAAACTTTCTACTTTCAAAAACAATAACAGTTTCTTCAGTATAGACGTTACGGATGTACATGGAGATTCAATATCGTGTAAGTTCTGGGGTAGTTCAGCAGATAAATGGTTTAATGCTATTGAACTAAAGAAggtgtatatattttctaaagGCCGAGTGTCTATAGCAAATCCCAAATATAATACAGTAAAACATAAATACGAATTAACATTTAATGAAGATAGTGAAATACATGAAGTGAAAGATGATGGAGAAATAAAGAttcaaaagaaaatatCTCTAGTGAATTTAAgagatataaaaatagcTACAAAAGAAACACCATTCACAGCTGATTTAATAGGTATAGTTAAACATATAGGAACAGTAAGtaatttaaaaacaaaacaagGTAATGATATAGCTAAgcaaaatattattatagtTGACGATACAAAACATTCTTTTGAAATATCATTTTGGGATTCTAACgttaatttaataaaagaagaaattgtagaaaatgaaatatatatatttactaatattaatataagaaattGGAATGATATGAAAAATGGTACTTTTGGTGTTACTAGTTCTATagaaaaaatggaaaaCTTAAATGATGAATTAAAAGCTAAGTGTGCCAAAATATCACAGTGGTATAATAATAGTGgtaaatatgaacaatttACTAATATgagaaatattttatctaATGATGTTACCCAAACTCCAGATAAACATTATGCTTTAAGTGATGTTAGTGATGTGCTATCAAAAATATCGGGTACATATACACTTATAGgaagaattaaaagaatatattgGAAAAGTAAAGAAAATGAGCACAGATTTTATTATCCTGCTTGTATgaaatgtaaaaaaaaactattATCTAGTGGacatgataataataatatggataatGAATTTGATAATCCAGAAGAAGATAATATTGTTTATTCTTGTATGAATTgtgatgaaaataatgttaaaccattttataattatactTTCAATTTCTTATTTATGGATTTTTCAGGATCTATTATATTAAGAGCCTTTTCAGATGAAGgatataatttattagGAAAAAAAGCagaagaattaaaaaatctAGATGAAGATACACTAGACTATTTATTCAATTATGATTtcttatataaagaatataaaattgttGTTAGAGTTAATCAAAAAGCTTATAATGGTATAGAAAGAGTTAATTTTACAGCCATGAAAATATTCCCACTTAAACCTACAGATATCACATCTTTATTAACAGAAATACAACTACTTATAGCAAATAACAATGATAATCCACATAGAGCTAAAAGGTCATTGAACGATGATACTAATGACTCCAAAAAACAAAAACTATGAaaattttatcatatatataaatacttacatatacttttatttatatatgttatgtatatataataaatgtatcATATTGtggaaaaaattaaaaaaaaagtaaaatatccttttcttttatcATAATTCTACCTAATATTGTAATAGTAAATTGTAAATTTTgaatattaaaaaacatatatatttttatattcattttttattattttttttttttcttcttttttacaatatatataatatatatatattatcctaataaataataccatgtttattcttttcttttcttttctctctcttttttttttttaattttatatatatatgtgtataaatatatatatgttaaataatatctattggtcttttcttttaaaacatttttttatttgaattttttttttttttagaaaattataaattgaaaaaaaaaaaaaaaaaaaaaaaaaaaaaataNNNNNNNNNNNNNNNNNNNNNNNNNNNNNNNNNNNNNNNNNNNNNNNNNNNNNNNNNNNNNNNNNNNNNNNNNNNNNNNNNNNNNNNNNNNNNNNNNNNNNNNNNNNNNNNNNNNNNNNNNNNNNNNNNNNNNNNNNNNNNNNNNNNNNNNNNNNNNNNNNNNNNNNNNNNNNNNNNNNNNNNNNNNNNNNNNNNNNNNNNNNNNNNNNNNNNNNNNNNNNNNNNNNNNNNNNNNNNNNNNNNNNNNNNNNNNNNNNNNNNNNNNNNNNNNttaaaaaaaaaaa
Above is a genomic segment from Plasmodium reichenowi strain SY57 chromosome 9, whole genome shotgun sequence containing:
- a CDS encoding replication protein A1, putative, which codes for MSENDLLFRISQITTYVSKWIIKAKVVNKTKLSTFKNNNSFFSIDVTDVHGDSISCKFWGSSADKWFNAIELKKVYIFSKGRVSIANPKYNTVKHKYELTFNEDSEIHEVKDDGEIKIQKKISLVNLRDIKIATKETPFTADLIGIVKHIGTVSNLKTKQGNDIAKQNIIIVDDTKHSFEISFWDSNVNLIKEEIVENEIYIFTNINIRNWNDMKNGTFGVTSSIEKMENLNDELKAKCAKISQWYNNSGKYEQFTNMRNILSNDVTQTPDKHYALSDVSDVLSKISGTYTLIGRIKRIYWKSKENEHRFYYPACMKCKKKLLSSGHDNNNMDNEFDNPEEDNIVYSCMNCDENNVKPFYNYTFNFLFMDFSGSIILRAFSDEGYNLLGKKAEELKNLDEDTLDYLFNYDFLYKEYKIVVRVNQKAYNGIERVNFTAMKIFPLKPTDITSLLTEIQLLIANNNDNPHRAKRSLNDDTNDSKKQKL